In a single window of the Culex pipiens pallens isolate TS unplaced genomic scaffold, TS_CPP_V2 Cpp_Un0235, whole genome shotgun sequence genome:
- the LOC120425521 gene encoding histone H3 encodes MARTKQTARKSTGGKAPRKQLATKAARKSAPATGGVKKPHRYRPGTVALREIRRYQKSTELLIRKLPFQRLVREIAQDFKTDLRFQSSAVMALQEASEAYLVGLFEDTNLCAIHAKRVTIMPKDIQLARRIRGERA; translated from the coding sequence aTGGCCCGTACCAAGCAGACCGCTCGCAAGTCCACCGGAGGAAAAGCTCCCCGCAAGCAGCTGGCCACCAAGGCTGCTCGCAAGAGTGCTCCCGCCACCGGAGGAGTGAAGAAGCCTCATCGTTACCGTCCCGGAACGGTCGCGCTGCGTGAAATCCGTCGCTACCAGAAGTCCACCGAGTTGCTGATCCGCAAGTTGCCCTTCCAGCGGCTGGTGCGTGAAATCGCCCAGGACTTCAAGACGGATCTGCGCTTCCAGAGTTCGGCCGTGATGGCGCTGCAGGAGGCAAGCGAAGCCTACTTGGTTGGACTGTTCGAGGACACGAATCTGTGCGCGATCCACGCCAAGCGGGTTACGATCATGCCCAAGGACATCCAACTGGCTCGGCGCATCCGTGGAGAACGTGCTTAA
- the LOC120425520 gene encoding histone H1-like, with protein sequence MTETEVAAAPAVAASPAKTTTPKKAKAPKAKGEKKPAKPAAHPPVAEMVLAAITTLKERNGSSLQAIKKYVATTYKCDAAKLSIFIRKALVKGVEKGTFTQRKGTGATGSFKLAVKEAAPKKAVAKKPAAAKKTKTAAAKKPAKKAAAAAKKPAGEKKAKAAAAKTAKKAGTVKKAKAAASPKKQKATKPSKTAAKKPKTPKPKKAAPAKKVAAAKKK encoded by the coding sequence ATGACTGAAACCGAAGTTGCCGCCGCTCCAGCTGTTGCCGCGTCCCCGGCCAAGACCACCACGCCGAAGAAGGCCAAGGCCCCGAAGGCGAAGGGAGAGAAGAAGCCGGCCAAGCCCGCGGCCCATCCGCCGGTCGCCGAGATGGTTCTGGCCGCCATCACAACCCTGAAGGAACGCAACGGATCGTCGCTGCAGGCCATCAAGAAGTACGTCGCGACCACCTACAAGTGCGACGCGGCCAAGCTGTCGATCTTCATCCGGAAGGCGCTGGTCAAGGGCGTGGAGAAGGGTACGTTCACCCAGCGCAAGGGAACCGGTGCTACGGGTTCGTTCAAGCTGGCCGTGAAGGAAGCGGCCCCGAAGAAGGCTGTCGCTAAGAAACCAGCCGCCGCCAAGAAGACGAAGACCGCTGCGGCCAAGAAGCCAGCGAAGAAGGCTGCTGCCGCCGCGAAGAAACCCGCCGGCGAGAAGAAGGCCAAGGCCGCCGCTGCCAAAACCGCCAAGAAGGCTGGTACCGTGAAGAAGGCAAAGGCTGCTGCGTCTCCGAAGAAGCAGAAGGCTACCAAGCCGTCGAAGACCGCGGCCAAGAAGCCCAAGACCCCGAAGCCGAAGAAGGCCGCGCCGGCCAAGAAGGTTGCTGCCGCCAAGAAGAAGTAA
- the LOC120425522 gene encoding histone H2B-like: MAPKASPGGKAVKKAAVGKAQKNISKGDKKTGVGKRKPRRKESYGMYIYKVLKQVHPDTGISSKAMSIMNSFVNDIFERIAAEASRLAHYNKRSTITSREIQTAVRLLLPGELAKHAVSEGTKAVTKYTSSK, encoded by the coding sequence ATGGCACCGAAGGCAAGTCCAGGCGGCAAGGCCGTCAAGAAGGCGGCGGTTGGCAAGGCTCAGAAGAACATCTCCAAGGGCGACAAGAAGACCGGCGTCGGCAAGCGGAAGCCCCGCAGGAAGGAAAGCTACGGGATGTACATCTACAAGGTGTTGAAGCAGGTCCACCCTGACACCGGTATCTCGTCCAAGGCCATGAGCATCATGAACAGCTTTGTCAACGACATCTTCGAGCGTATCGCCGCCGAAGCGTCCCGTCTGGCTCACTACAACAAGCGCTCGACCATCACGTCCCGCGAAATCCAGACCGCTGTTCGTCTGCTGCTGCCCGGGGAGTTGGCCAAGCACGCCGTGTCCGAGGGAACCAAGGCCGTGACCAAGTACACCAGCTCGAAGTAG
- the LOC120425523 gene encoding histone H2A-like, whose translation MSGRGKGGKVRAKARSRSVRAGLQFPVGRIHRLLRKGNYGERVGSGAPVYLAAVMEYLAAEILELAGNAARDNKKTRIIPRHLLLAIRNDEELNKLLSHVTIAQGGVLPNIQAVLLPKKTEKKAPVATSE comes from the coding sequence ATGTCTGGACGTGGCAAGGGAGGAAAGGTGCGTGCCAAGGCTCGGTCCCGGTCGGTCCGCGCTGGATTGCAGTTTCCCGTGGGTCGGATTCACCGGTTGCTGCGGAAGGGAAACTACGGTGAACGCGTCGGATCGGGTGCCCCGGTGTATCTCGCTGCGGTGATGGAATACCTGGCGGCGGAAATTCTCGAACTCGCCGGAAATGCCGCCCGGGACAACAAGAAGACGCGAATCATCCCGCGCCATCTGCTGTTGGCCATCCGGAACGACGAGGAGCTGAACAAGTTGCTGTCCCACGTGACCATCGCCCAGGGAGGAGTACTGCCGAACATTCaggcggtgctgttgccgaAGAAAACGGAGAAGAAGGCGCCTGTGGCAACCTCTGAgtag
- the LOC120425524 gene encoding histone H4 yields MTGRGKGGKGLGKGGAKRHRKVLRDNIQGITKPAIRRLARRGGVKRISGLIYEETRGVLKVFLENVIRDAVTYTEHAKRKTVTAMDVVYALKRQGRTLYGFGG; encoded by the coding sequence ATGACTGGACGCGGCAAAGGAGGCAAAGGACTCGGAAAAGGAGGCGCCAAGCGTCATCGCAAGGTTTTGCGTGATAACATCCAGGGAATCACCAAGCCCGCCATCCGTCGTCTGGCTCGCCGAGGCGGTGTCAAGCGTATCTCCGGTCTGATCTACGAGGAAACCCGTGGTGTGCTGAAGGTGTTCCTGGAAAACGTGATCCGTGACGCCGTCACCTACACCGAACACGCCAAGCGTAAGACCGTCACCGCCATGGACGTCGTCTACGCTCTCAAGCGCCAGGGACGCACTCTGTACGGTTTCGGAGGATAA